A part of Melittangium boletus DSM 14713 genomic DNA contains:
- a CDS encoding serine hydrolase domain-containing protein: MKWLALMVLLLGVPVEAALPGVPVCERPHVPAPAEARAFPPELQGALDALVRDMLAREPHAGLAVGVVRGDARWVGTYGLRDLAQALPATPRTTWRMASLTKSFTAVAVMQLVEQGRLELDADIRTWVPTWPERRWPVTVRQLLGHLGGVTNYGRLGPSQDTGRLDTAGAVALVADYALEAEPGTRFIYSTWAYNLLGAAIEAVSGQSYGDYLQAHVFGPSGMAHAALDDRLTRDEHHAAGYRLREGQLVPSRRVDVSGRFAGGGTRASIEDLLGFGQALLDERLVSRATTGLMQTSMSTRDGRLTDYGMGFATWPLRGHYVVAHAGAQPETSTLLLLLPGEGVAIALASNLEGQAVPLKRLASHIIGLLLENEGPRVSARLRDPVDEVVNEGLNRVFGYGLAYHSWAEHGPGTRPDANGLAEAFTQVTRLLDRSAIAREPAAARARILAAHQPRANGLFIRVGVHMAKTLEEAVGPERLRGYSSRGALAFFNDYLAVCEARACPEPFRFDPGLREALRRLTP; this comes from the coding sequence GACGCCCTCGTGCGCGACATGCTGGCCCGGGAGCCGCACGCGGGGTTGGCGGTGGGCGTGGTGCGCGGGGACGCGCGTTGGGTCGGCACCTACGGCCTGCGCGACCTGGCCCAGGCGCTGCCGGCGACGCCGAGGACCACCTGGCGCATGGCCTCGCTCACCAAGTCCTTCACCGCGGTGGCCGTGATGCAGCTCGTGGAACAGGGCCGGCTCGAGCTGGACGCGGACATCCGCACGTGGGTGCCCACCTGGCCCGAGCGGCGCTGGCCGGTGACGGTGCGGCAACTGCTCGGCCACCTGGGCGGGGTGACGAACTATGGCCGCCTCGGTCCAAGCCAGGACACCGGGCGGCTCGACACCGCGGGGGCGGTCGCGCTCGTGGCGGACTACGCGCTGGAGGCCGAACCCGGCACCCGCTTCATCTACAGCACCTGGGCCTACAACCTGCTGGGCGCCGCCATCGAGGCCGTCTCGGGCCAGTCCTATGGCGACTACCTCCAGGCGCACGTCTTCGGCCCCTCGGGAATGGCGCACGCGGCGCTGGATGATCGCCTCACGCGCGACGAGCACCACGCGGCGGGCTACCGGCTCCGGGAGGGCCAGTTGGTCCCCTCGCGGCGCGTCGACGTCTCGGGCCGCTTCGCGGGGGGTGGCACCCGGGCGTCCATCGAGGATCTGCTCGGCTTCGGCCAGGCGCTGCTCGACGAGCGCTTGGTGTCGCGCGCCACCACGGGGCTGATGCAGACGTCCATGAGCACCCGGGATGGGCGGCTCACCGACTACGGCATGGGCTTCGCGACGTGGCCGCTCCGGGGACACTACGTGGTGGCCCATGCGGGCGCGCAGCCGGAAACCTCCACGCTGCTCCTGCTGCTGCCGGGCGAGGGCGTGGCGATCGCGCTCGCGAGCAATCTGGAGGGCCAGGCCGTCCCGCTCAAACGCCTCGCGTCCCACATCATCGGGTTGCTGCTCGAGAACGAGGGCCCTCGGGTGAGCGCGCGGCTCCGGGATCCGGTGGACGAGGTGGTGAACGAGGGACTGAACCGCGTCTTTGGTTATGGACTCGCCTACCACTCGTGGGCCGAGCACGGACCTGGGACACGGCCCGACGCGAACGGGCTCGCGGAGGCATTCACCCAGGTGACGCGGCTGTTGGACCGGAGCGCCATCGCCCGCGAGCCCGCCGCGGCGCGCGCGCGCATCCTCGCCGCCCACCAGCCGCGCGCGAACGGACTCTTCATCCGGGTGGGCGTCCACATGGCGAAAACGCTGGAGGAGGCGGTGGGGCCCGAACGGCTGCGCGGCTATTCCTCGAGGGGCGCGCTCGCCTTCTTCAACGACTACCTCGCCGTCTGCGAGGCCCGGGCCTGCCCCGAGCCCTTCCGCTTCGACCCGGGCCTGCGGGAGGCCCTGCGCCGCCTCACCCCCTGA
- a CDS encoding VOC family protein, with the protein MSTRPFRILGLQQVAIGGADKAPLRKLWVDLLGLTPSGTYRSERENVDEDIVVAGAGPFRVEVDLMQPVDPNGRPRVHDPALNHLGLWVDDLRAAVTWLEGQGVRFAPGGIRKGAAGFDVTFIHPKGNEQFPLGGEGVLIELVQAPTEVISAFEVLAKAQGAA; encoded by the coding sequence ATGAGCACACGACCGTTTCGGATCCTGGGTCTGCAGCAAGTGGCCATTGGCGGTGCCGACAAGGCGCCCCTGCGCAAGCTCTGGGTGGACCTGTTGGGTCTCACTCCCTCGGGCACCTACCGCAGCGAGCGCGAGAACGTGGACGAGGACATCGTCGTGGCGGGCGCTGGCCCCTTCCGCGTGGAAGTGGACCTGATGCAGCCGGTGGATCCCAACGGCAGGCCTCGTGTGCACGATCCCGCGCTCAACCACCTGGGCCTGTGGGTGGATGACCTGCGCGCGGCGGTGACGTGGCTGGAGGGGCAGGGGGTGCGCTTCGCCCCGGGTGGCATTCGCAAGGGCGCGGCCGGCTTCGACGTGACGTTCATCCACCCCAAGGGCAACGAGCAATTTCCACTCGGAGGCGAGGGCGTGCTCATCGAGCTGGTACAGGCCCCCACGGAGGTCATCTCCGCCTTCGAGGTCCTCGCGAAGGCTCAGGGGGCCGCGTAG
- a CDS encoding DUF2845 domain-containing protein — MRALLFTLTTFSVLVFPLRGDAASLRCGNQLASEGASKSDVLVRCGEPAAKETRTERVGERTRDKDKQTGTTTTTEHVVYKTIDEWTYNFGPSRFMQTAVFENGRLVDVRSGGYGH; from the coding sequence ATGCGCGCCCTGCTCTTCACCCTGACGACGTTCTCGGTCCTCGTGTTCCCCCTCCGCGGTGACGCGGCCTCGCTGCGCTGCGGCAACCAGCTCGCCTCGGAGGGTGCCTCCAAGAGCGACGTCCTCGTGCGGTGCGGAGAGCCCGCGGCCAAGGAGACCCGCACCGAGCGCGTGGGCGAGAGGACGCGCGACAAGGACAAGCAGACGGGCACCACGACCACCACCGAACACGTGGTCTACAAGACGATCGACGAGTGGACGTACAACTTCGGCCCCTCGCGCTTCATGCAGACGGCGGTGTTCGAGAATGGCCGGCTCGTCGACGTGCGCAGCGGCGGCTACGGCCACTAG
- a CDS encoding LysR substrate-binding domain-containing protein — translation MPTPLDPRRLETFRVVATTGQVSAASRLLHLSQPAVTAQVRQLERECGRPLLVRTARGVRLNDAGRMLLEYAQRLHHLMEEASAAMAGEESPGGELVLAASTTLASYVVPSLLASFLRAHRGIQVRLEVGNTEQVLAWVGEERVPLGLVEGHARAAGIRLERYLEDELVPVAGARAPAEIQRVRTVEDLHAVPLLWRESGSGTRAVLERALKKAGVRRGPQAGDLQLGSTEAIKGAVAAGLGVGFLSRWSLQDELASGRLRLLPIPDLRVERAFSWVLPVDALSGLAGRFLRHARAAPPPLLGP, via the coding sequence CTGCCCACGCCTCTCGATCCCCGCCGCCTCGAAACCTTCCGCGTGGTGGCCACCACGGGACAGGTGTCCGCGGCGTCGCGGCTGCTACACCTGTCGCAGCCAGCCGTCACCGCGCAGGTGCGTCAACTCGAGCGCGAGTGTGGACGCCCCCTGCTGGTGCGCACCGCGCGAGGCGTCCGGCTCAACGACGCGGGCCGGATGCTGTTGGAGTACGCGCAACGGCTCCACCACTTGATGGAGGAAGCGTCGGCCGCGATGGCGGGAGAGGAAAGCCCGGGCGGCGAGCTGGTCCTCGCGGCGAGCACGACCCTGGCCAGCTACGTGGTGCCATCCCTGCTGGCCTCCTTCCTGCGCGCGCATCGGGGCATCCAGGTCCGGCTGGAGGTGGGCAATACCGAGCAGGTGCTCGCCTGGGTGGGCGAGGAACGCGTCCCCTTGGGGTTGGTGGAGGGCCACGCGCGAGCGGCCGGCATCCGGTTGGAGCGCTACCTGGAGGATGAACTGGTCCCGGTGGCGGGAGCGCGGGCCCCGGCGGAGATCCAACGGGTGCGCACGGTGGAGGACCTTCACGCCGTTCCCCTGCTCTGGCGGGAATCCGGCTCGGGCACGCGCGCCGTCCTGGAGCGGGCATTGAAGAAGGCCGGGGTGCGGCGAGGACCCCAGGCCGGGGATCTCCAGTTGGGCAGCACCGAGGCCATCAAGGGCGCGGTGGCGGCCGGGCTGGGGGTGGGCTTCCTGTCGCGCTGGAGCCTCCAGGATGAGCTGGCCTCGGGCCGGCTGCGGCTGCTGCCGATACCGGACCTGCGGGTGGAGCGGGCGTTCTCCTGGGTGCTTCCGGTGGATGCCCTGTCGGGACTCGCGGGCCGCTTCCTGCGACATGCGCGCGCCGCGCCCCCACCCCTCCTCGGGCCCTGA
- a CDS encoding pectinacetylesterase family protein: MCWLGPPAANAEGCKDRTDLVTKDWNIVYLPYCTGDVHVGNSVASYPDTTAQQPPLSWHHSGYANMLAAANHARTHFPRIQK, from the coding sequence ATGTGTTGGCTCGGCCCTCCAGCAGCGAACGCCGAGGGGTGCAAGGACCGGACGGACCTGGTGACGAAGGATTGGAACATCGTCTACCTGCCCTACTGTACGGGGGATGTGCACGTGGGCAACAGCGTGGCCTCCTACCCGGACACCACGGCTCAGCAGCCGCCGCTCTCCTGGCATCACTCCGGCTATGCCAACATGCTCGCGGCCGCGAACCACGCCCGGACGCACTTCCCCCGCATCCAGAAGTGA
- a CDS encoding L-serine ammonia-lyase: MSLSVFDMFSIGIGPSSSHTVGPMRAARQFVEALEQEVGGLDGVTTVKVELFGSLGHTGKGHGTDVAVILGLEGESPERVDCDTVPGRVSGVTECARLKLLGKHPVKFKPSEDIVFHKRQSLPRHPNGMRFSAVLSQRSAPFTRAYYSVGGGFVVNDDGSTSTAGMGGDVRIPYPFKTGEELLTLCQRHGLSVSTLMMENEKALRPEAEVRAHLLRIWEVMQACVKRGCEREGILPGGLKVKRRAAAIHRKLKGDMRGSADPLMAMDWVNLYALAVNEENAAGGRVVTAPTNGAAGIVPAVLHYYRRFVPNADDEGAIRFLLAAGAIGMLYKLNASISGAEVGCQGEVGVACSMAAAALAEVLGGTPEQVENAAEIGMEHNLGLTCDPIGGLVQVPCIERNAMGSIKAINAARLALQGDGKHKVSLDKVIATMRQTGADMMTKYKETARGGLAVNIIEC, translated from the coding sequence ATGTCCCTCAGCGTTTTCGACATGTTCAGCATTGGCATTGGTCCATCGAGTTCCCACACGGTGGGGCCGATGCGCGCGGCACGTCAGTTCGTGGAGGCGCTCGAGCAGGAGGTGGGCGGGCTGGACGGTGTCACGACCGTGAAGGTGGAGCTCTTCGGCTCGCTCGGGCATACGGGCAAGGGGCACGGCACCGACGTGGCGGTCATCCTGGGGCTCGAGGGGGAATCCCCCGAGCGGGTCGACTGCGACACGGTCCCCGGCCGCGTCTCCGGGGTGACGGAGTGCGCACGGCTGAAGCTGCTCGGCAAGCACCCGGTGAAGTTCAAACCCTCCGAGGACATCGTCTTCCACAAGCGGCAGTCCCTCCCGCGCCACCCCAACGGCATGCGCTTCAGCGCGGTGCTCTCCCAGCGGAGCGCGCCCTTCACCCGCGCCTACTATTCGGTGGGCGGCGGCTTCGTGGTGAATGACGACGGGAGCACGAGCACCGCGGGTATGGGCGGCGACGTGCGCATCCCCTACCCCTTCAAGACGGGCGAGGAGCTGTTGACGCTCTGCCAGCGCCACGGCTTGAGCGTCAGCACGCTGATGATGGAGAACGAGAAGGCCCTGCGGCCGGAGGCGGAGGTGCGCGCGCACCTGCTGCGCATCTGGGAGGTCATGCAGGCGTGCGTGAAGCGAGGCTGCGAGCGCGAGGGAATCCTTCCCGGGGGCCTCAAGGTGAAGCGGCGTGCCGCGGCCATCCACCGCAAGCTCAAGGGGGACATGCGCGGGAGCGCGGATCCCTTGATGGCGATGGACTGGGTGAACCTCTACGCGCTCGCGGTCAACGAGGAGAACGCGGCGGGAGGGCGCGTGGTGACGGCCCCCACCAATGGCGCGGCGGGCATCGTGCCCGCGGTGCTGCACTACTACCGGCGCTTCGTGCCGAACGCGGACGACGAGGGCGCCATCCGGTTCCTGCTCGCGGCGGGCGCCATTGGGATGCTCTACAAGCTCAACGCCTCCATCTCCGGCGCCGAGGTGGGCTGCCAGGGCGAGGTGGGCGTGGCGTGCTCCATGGCGGCCGCGGCGCTCGCGGAGGTGCTGGGCGGCACGCCCGAGCAGGTGGAGAACGCGGCGGAGATTGGCATGGAGCACAACCTGGGGCTCACGTGCGACCCCATCGGTGGGCTCGTCCAGGTGCCGTGCATCGAGCGCAACGCCATGGGCTCCATCAAGGCCATCAACGCCGCGCGGCTGGCGCTTCAGGGAGACGGCAAGCACAAGGTGTCGCTCGACAAGGTCATCGCCACCATGCGCCAGACGGGCGCGGACATGATGACCAAGTACAAGGAGACCGCGCGCGGAGGCCTGGCCGTGAACATCATCGAGTGCTGA
- a CDS encoding SRPBCC family protein: MLPLLAVGGLVLVAARPSTTRVERSITIAAPAAIPFGLVNDFHRWKYWAPWEALAPEVKRGFDGAYAGTEAVYTWAGNARTGKGRMTILYAQPYEHIRIQAERYAPQPSSSTYLFTYQSGTEGVTLRWARERHLSLLDKARALFMDPDEGVGEEIEQGLKSLQSLSEAEVRNRLERDALIKARQEGATTPPTPPAP, translated from the coding sequence GTGCTCCCCCTCCTCGCCGTGGGAGGCCTCGTCCTGGTGGCGGCACGGCCCTCCACCACCCGGGTCGAACGCTCCATCACGATCGCCGCGCCCGCCGCCATTCCCTTCGGACTGGTCAATGACTTCCACCGCTGGAAGTACTGGGCCCCCTGGGAAGCGCTCGCGCCGGAGGTGAAGCGCGGCTTCGACGGGGCCTACGCCGGAACCGAGGCCGTCTACACCTGGGCGGGCAACGCACGGACGGGAAAGGGCCGGATGACCATCCTCTACGCCCAGCCCTACGAGCACATCCGCATCCAGGCCGAGCGCTACGCCCCCCAGCCGTCCTCGAGCACCTACCTCTTCACCTATCAATCCGGCACCGAGGGCGTCACGCTGCGGTGGGCGAGGGAACGGCACCTCTCCTTGCTGGACAAGGCCCGCGCGCTGTTCATGGACCCCGACGAAGGAGTGGGTGAGGAAATCGAGCAGGGTTTGAAGTCCCTCCAGTCCCTGTCCGAGGCGGAGGTGCGCAACCGGCTCGAGCGGGATGCCTTGATCAAGGCGCGGCAAGAGGGCGCCACCACTCCGCCCACCCCGCCCGCGCCTTGA
- a CDS encoding tetratricopeptide repeat protein, with product MKGVWMGVLFAVLAMACSEKPAKRAEPDKSTLALANKDETCPDGTVKGCFDAALEAERRGQVARAAELFTRVCDAGVARACNQLGSLVWQGRGVDADPARAYSLYMRACDGGDAAGCFSAGICHRTGACATKSDADATKLLKRACEGGDSRACANLGGL from the coding sequence ATGAAAGGCGTCTGGATGGGAGTCTTGTTCGCGGTCCTGGCAATGGCCTGCTCAGAGAAGCCGGCCAAGCGCGCGGAGCCGGACAAGTCCACGCTGGCCCTGGCGAACAAGGACGAGACGTGTCCCGACGGGACGGTGAAGGGGTGCTTCGACGCGGCACTCGAGGCCGAACGGCGCGGACAGGTGGCGCGCGCGGCGGAGCTGTTCACCCGTGTGTGTGACGCGGGCGTGGCCCGGGCGTGCAACCAGTTGGGGTCCCTCGTCTGGCAGGGGCGCGGAGTCGACGCGGATCCCGCTCGGGCCTATTCCCTCTACATGCGCGCGTGCGATGGCGGCGACGCGGCGGGCTGCTTCAGCGCGGGCATCTGTCACCGGACGGGCGCATGCGCCACGAAGAGCGATGCCGATGCCACGAAGCTCCTGAAGCGGGCGTGTGAGGGGGGGGACTCCCGAGCCTGCGCCAACCTGGGCGGACTCTAG
- a CDS encoding carbohydrate binding domain-containing protein, which translates to MYRVRSQIGPTLSALLLLAMPARAQIAASHVYHNHMPNFWAYYDLSKYASTPTGGAIRYMYDAQVINLKKNPPSNYTYYLPSGAPMPHDDLVTYYSHNAKTGAYLYWPQSVAADMKANAPTGQVHVTMSGSVVNNVQDLSTLRNVPGYDNANWGASWKDRYSTLFTPAGNRTLDLIHFTGHHSMGPLVGPEYFLKDLIYQSATLAQPYFLGGSFQSSKGFFPTELGFSERLIPTLAKLGVQWAVIGDNHFSRTLKDYPYLNEPGSDTLVSPPNRADLQNTSSVGSWVSVPMAHEQQVIKNKYPFASTPHWVRYVDPSTGTESRVVGIPVNQNGSWLEGWEGEATVDVVNLKSFEGLVPQKQFFVIAHDGDNSSGRAGSDSTWYNGRSVTCSGGVQCLGISEYLVNHTPATTDVVHVQDGSWVDTRDSSSDPQWHHWKLPFGIWKGQFPAFNAATGLNLAPKTNLSGVQEGMTVSLEHGWHYLERNFALLQAALNHAKTAEQIWLDAHPNHWSPTTAQDKQLTHLGNQLNPWMMSFPVKGDEGNDWAGGANPAELAWYFLLPAMDSGFGYYDENQDDNVKPTLSFNQSLYFSKPYVQARITQDKTGPSVWWAQRWPYNPGSANTDKSEGWTLHFFNNHFALYTYAYDVSGISSIKARVRVHTNKSIDPLDNTHKVYDPAARKAAGVPNIDPSRVGAWVDYPLTRRDLKPVMNGVSWQPAYLPVMAKVPAQEIGDLYYVYLGDYRDQLLDYYIEATDNRGNVTRGEIQSVYVGSGRYNLVGGKYIEDANGTVQGTHPFLVVDTTPPSVPSGLSAPSRTDRSVTLNWSASTDNVAVSGYDIFRDGTQVGASTSTGYTDSGLTPGTAYSYTVRARDAAGNASARSTVLSVATLPPDTTAPSVPTGLTASGATSSSVALAWTASTDNYGVAGYEVFRDGGTQVASVTGTAYSDTGLAPSTSYSYTVRAKDAAGNTSAHSAALAVTTPAGNSATVYYSNKDFATPYIHFRAGSGAWTTVPGYVMASSEVAGYVKYTVNLGAATQLECVFNDGKGTWDNNKGTNYILSTGTSTVKDGIVTRGAPTNDPPPPSDPSGTRVTFNVTASTVMGQNIYLVGNHAALGNWNTDSALLLSSASYPKWSVTLSLPGSTALEYKYIKKDGAGNVTWESGANRATTTPASGSATLNDTWK; encoded by the coding sequence ATGTATCGAGTGAGGTCGCAGATAGGGCCCACCCTGTCGGCGCTGCTGCTGCTCGCCATGCCAGCACGGGCGCAGATCGCCGCGTCGCACGTCTACCACAACCACATGCCCAACTTCTGGGCGTACTACGACCTGAGCAAGTACGCATCCACGCCCACCGGCGGGGCCATCCGGTACATGTACGACGCGCAGGTCATCAACCTGAAGAAGAACCCGCCGTCGAACTACACGTACTACCTGCCGTCGGGCGCGCCCATGCCGCACGACGACCTGGTCACCTATTACTCGCACAACGCGAAGACGGGCGCCTACCTGTACTGGCCCCAGAGCGTCGCGGCGGACATGAAGGCCAATGCCCCCACCGGCCAGGTGCACGTCACCATGTCCGGCTCGGTGGTGAACAACGTCCAGGATCTCAGCACCCTGAGGAACGTCCCCGGCTACGACAACGCCAACTGGGGTGCGTCCTGGAAGGACCGCTACAGCACGCTGTTCACCCCCGCGGGCAACCGCACGCTGGACCTCATCCACTTCACCGGCCACCACTCCATGGGGCCGCTGGTCGGCCCGGAATACTTCCTCAAGGATCTCATCTACCAGAGCGCCACGCTCGCCCAGCCCTACTTCCTGGGCGGCTCCTTCCAGTCCTCCAAGGGCTTCTTTCCCACGGAGTTGGGCTTTTCCGAACGGCTCATCCCCACGCTCGCCAAGCTCGGCGTGCAGTGGGCCGTCATCGGGGACAACCACTTCTCGCGCACGCTCAAGGACTACCCCTACCTGAACGAGCCGGGCTCGGACACGCTCGTGTCTCCCCCCAACCGCGCGGACCTTCAAAACACCAGCTCCGTGGGAAGCTGGGTGAGCGTGCCCATGGCGCACGAGCAGCAGGTCATCAAGAACAAGTATCCCTTCGCCTCCACGCCGCACTGGGTGCGCTACGTGGATCCCTCCACGGGGACCGAGTCCCGCGTCGTGGGCATTCCCGTCAACCAGAACGGCTCCTGGCTGGAGGGCTGGGAGGGCGAGGCCACCGTCGACGTCGTCAACCTCAAGAGCTTCGAGGGGCTGGTTCCCCAGAAGCAGTTCTTCGTCATCGCGCATGACGGCGACAACTCGAGCGGCCGCGCGGGCTCCGACTCCACCTGGTACAACGGCCGCTCCGTCACCTGCTCCGGCGGCGTGCAGTGCCTGGGCATCTCCGAGTACCTCGTCAACCACACCCCCGCCACCACCGACGTGGTGCACGTTCAGGACGGCTCGTGGGTGGACACGCGCGATTCCTCGTCGGATCCCCAGTGGCACCACTGGAAGCTGCCCTTTGGCATCTGGAAGGGACAGTTCCCCGCGTTCAACGCGGCCACCGGACTCAACCTGGCCCCCAAGACGAACCTCAGCGGTGTGCAGGAGGGCATGACGGTCTCCTTGGAGCACGGCTGGCATTACCTGGAGCGCAACTTCGCCCTGCTCCAGGCGGCCCTCAACCACGCGAAGACGGCCGAGCAGATCTGGCTGGACGCGCACCCCAACCACTGGTCACCCACCACCGCGCAGGACAAGCAGCTCACCCACCTGGGCAATCAGCTCAACCCCTGGATGATGTCCTTCCCCGTCAAGGGAGACGAGGGCAATGACTGGGCCGGCGGCGCCAACCCCGCGGAGCTCGCCTGGTATTTCCTGCTGCCGGCCATGGACTCGGGCTTCGGCTATTACGACGAGAACCAGGACGACAACGTCAAGCCCACCCTGTCCTTCAACCAGTCGCTCTACTTCTCCAAGCCCTACGTGCAGGCGCGCATCACCCAGGACAAGACGGGCCCCTCCGTGTGGTGGGCCCAGCGGTGGCCCTACAACCCGGGCAGCGCCAACACCGACAAGTCCGAGGGCTGGACGCTCCACTTCTTCAACAACCACTTCGCCCTCTACACCTACGCCTACGACGTCAGCGGCATCTCCAGCATCAAGGCCCGCGTCCGCGTGCACACGAACAAGAGCATCGACCCGCTCGATAACACCCACAAGGTGTATGACCCGGCGGCGCGCAAGGCGGCGGGCGTGCCCAACATCGACCCCTCGCGCGTGGGCGCCTGGGTGGACTACCCGCTCACCCGGAGGGACCTCAAGCCGGTGATGAATGGCGTGTCCTGGCAACCCGCCTACCTGCCCGTCATGGCGAAGGTGCCCGCCCAGGAGATTGGAGACCTCTACTACGTCTACCTGGGCGACTACCGGGACCAGCTCCTCGACTACTACATCGAGGCCACCGACAACCGGGGCAACGTCACCCGGGGAGAAATCCAATCCGTCTACGTGGGCTCCGGCCGGTACAACCTGGTGGGCGGCAAGTACATCGAGGACGCCAACGGGACGGTGCAGGGCACCCATCCCTTCCTCGTGGTGGACACCACCCCGCCCTCCGTCCCCTCGGGCCTGAGCGCCCCGTCGAGAACGGACCGCTCGGTGACGCTGAACTGGAGCGCGTCCACGGACAACGTCGCGGTGAGCGGATACGACATCTTCCGTGATGGCACCCAGGTGGGCGCGAGCACCAGCACGGGCTACACCGATAGCGGCCTCACGCCGGGCACGGCGTACAGCTACACCGTGCGGGCACGGGACGCCGCGGGCAACGCTTCCGCGCGGAGCACCGTCCTCTCCGTGGCCACCCTGCCGCCGGACACCACCGCGCCCTCGGTTCCCACGGGGCTGACGGCGTCGGGCGCGACGAGCTCCTCGGTGGCCCTCGCCTGGACGGCCTCCACCGACAACTACGGCGTCGCGGGTTACGAGGTGTTCCGCGATGGCGGCACCCAGGTCGCCTCCGTCACGGGGACGGCCTACTCGGACACCGGCCTCGCGCCGAGCACGTCCTACAGCTACACCGTGCGGGCCAAGGACGCCGCGGGCAACACCTCCGCGCATAGCGCGGCCCTGGCCGTCACCACGCCCGCGGGCAACAGCGCCACCGTCTATTATTCCAACAAGGACTTCGCCACGCCCTATATCCACTTCCGCGCGGGAAGCGGGGCCTGGACGACCGTGCCGGGCTACGTCATGGCCAGCTCGGAAGTGGCGGGCTATGTCAAATACACCGTCAACCTGGGAGCCGCCACGCAGCTCGAGTGTGTCTTCAACGACGGAAAGGGTACCTGGGACAACAACAAGGGCACCAACTACATCCTGTCCACGGGAACCTCCACCGTGAAGGACGGCATCGTCACCCGCGGAGCCCCTACGAACGACCCTCCTCCGCCCTCCGATCCCTCGGGCACCCGCGTCACCTTCAACGTGACGGCCAGCACCGTGATGGGACAGAACATCTACCTGGTGGGCAACCATGCCGCGCTCGGCAACTGGAACACGGACTCCGCCCTCCTCCTCTCCTCGGCCAGCTACCCGAAGTGGAGTGTGACCCTGAGCCTGCCCGGCTCGACCGCCCTCGAATACAAGTACATCAAGAAGGACGGGGCCGGGAACGTCACCTGGGAGAGCGGCGCCAACCGCGCCACCACGACGCCCGCGTCGGGTAGCGCGACGCTCAACGACACCTGGAAGTAG